In Turicibacter sanguinis, a genomic segment contains:
- a CDS encoding YceD family protein, translated as MKWAIAQLIKQGSQIFEIDELVDFSDVVKHHDEIRKLSKVKVTGTGQLQGKKVVFNLHIEGSMTLPCALTLEDVEYPFSVDTVEIFVLDSALYEEGDDEILVTGTTVELAPVILQNIMLEKPLRVVKEGAYEEMKKQGIEFESEEDLHESEPVQKIDPRLAVLSKLLNDTQDN; from the coding sequence ATGAAATGGGCTATCGCTCAGCTTATAAAACAAGGTTCACAAATCTTTGAAATTGACGAATTAGTTGATTTTTCAGATGTTGTGAAGCATCATGATGAAATTCGTAAACTATCGAAAGTTAAAGTCACAGGAACTGGACAATTACAAGGTAAAAAAGTAGTGTTCAACCTTCATATTGAAGGAAGCATGACATTACCGTGTGCATTAACACTTGAAGATGTAGAATATCCATTTAGCGTTGATACAGTTGAGATCTTCGTTTTAGATAGTGCTCTATATGAAGAAGGTGACGATGAAATCCTAGTAACTGGAACAACTGTCGAATTAGCACCGGTTATCTTACAAAATATCATGTTAGAGAAACCTTTACGTGTCGTAAAAGAAGGTGCTTACGAAGAAATGAAAAAACAAGGGATCGAATTCGAATCAGAAGAAGATTTGCACGAATCAGAACCTGTTCAAAAAATAGATCCTCGATTAGCAGTTTTATCAAAATTGCTAAATGATACTCAAGATAATTAG
- a CDS encoding Mrp/NBP35 family ATP-binding protein: MSLKDQIKQALEQLVDPSTNKSLGETQSIRHLAVNEEDSIVTLIVAIDTLGGSEEKTLSRQIAKLVKIDYKFKGIKLQFEQLPKSEEETPLNEKKTQYIAITSGKGGVGKSTVTANLAVALSRLGKKVGIIDADIYGPSIPHIFEMEKTGFEVDAKNRIYPPKAQNIPLISTEFFLENDEPLMWRGPMLNRMLNHFFNDVVWDKDLDFMLIDLPPGTGDVAIDIQKLIPEAHVIVVSTPHPTASHIAVKSGYMAKSLKHNILGVVENMSYYPNPVSNTFDAIFGSGGGEKVATKLGVELLAQLPIGQPQNGQSQSIFGMDEEIGLAYLGLANKVIKSFK, translated from the coding sequence ATGAGTTTAAAAGATCAAATTAAACAAGCATTAGAACAACTAGTTGATCCTAGTACAAATAAATCTCTTGGCGAAACACAAAGTATTCGTCATTTAGCAGTCAACGAAGAGGATTCAATCGTCACATTAATTGTGGCTATCGATACATTAGGCGGATCAGAAGAAAAAACACTAAGCCGTCAAATTGCAAAATTAGTTAAAATTGATTATAAATTCAAAGGAATCAAGTTACAATTTGAGCAACTTCCAAAATCAGAGGAAGAAACACCATTAAATGAAAAGAAAACACAGTACATCGCCATTACATCAGGTAAAGGTGGCGTAGGAAAATCAACGGTTACGGCGAACTTAGCTGTTGCTCTCTCTCGTTTGGGTAAAAAGGTTGGAATTATCGATGCTGACATCTACGGTCCTAGTATTCCTCATATTTTTGAAATGGAGAAAACAGGATTTGAAGTGGATGCCAAAAATCGTATCTACCCACCAAAAGCTCAAAACATTCCACTCATCTCAACAGAGTTCTTCTTAGAAAATGATGAACCTTTAATGTGGCGTGGTCCAATGCTTAATCGTATGTTAAATCATTTCTTTAATGATGTCGTATGGGATAAAGATCTTGACTTTATGTTAATCGATTTACCTCCAGGAACAGGAGACGTCGCAATTGATATTCAAAAATTAATCCCAGAAGCTCACGTAATTGTAGTTTCAACTCCTCACCCAACGGCTTCTCATATCGCTGTTAAATCTGGTTATATGGCGAAATCATTGAAACATAACATCTTAGGGGTTGTTGAAAACATGTCATACTATCCAAATCCAGTTAGCAACACGTTTGATGCCATCTTCGGTTCTGGTGGTGGAGAAAAAGTGGCCACAAAATTAGGGGTTGAATTATTAGCACAACTACCAATTGGTCAACCACAAAACGGACAATCTCAATCTATTTTTGGAATGGATGAAGAAATCGGTCTAGCTTACTTAGGGCTTGCTAATAAAGTAATTAAATCTTTTAAATAA
- the murC gene encoding UDP-N-acetylmuramate--L-alanine ligase — MSQRYHLIGIKGSGMSALAHILYDMGNYVQGSDIEEKLFTQIGLEAKGITLYPFGKSKIEPDMVVIIGNAFKDDHVEVIQAKQAGAKCVRYHDFLGDLASNFTSIAIAGTHGKTTTTGLLAHVLRLNYPTSYLIGDGTGKGVENSRFFVFEACEYQRHFLAYRPDYAIITNIEHDHPDYFTDIDDVLDAFNVFSNQTKKMVIACGDDPEVKKLQTSTNMMTYGLESHNNVVAKNILKTAEGTAFDVFINGEFYHTFNTLFFGDHMVLNSLAVITVCYLEGLEASIIDKDLRLFEGVKRRFAQKKHHTQIIIDDYAHHPTEIAATLKAVRQKFPDRDLVAVFQPHTFTRTAAFIDEFAQSLNLADHIYLTDIFGSARESSGSVSIQTLIDKCHHANLIEKETVEQLQQHQDSVVVFMGAGDIKKYEDAYTKLPWRVKR; from the coding sequence ATGAGTCAAAGATATCATCTCATTGGGATAAAAGGTTCAGGAATGAGTGCGTTAGCACATATTTTATATGACATGGGGAACTATGTTCAAGGATCAGATATTGAGGAAAAACTATTTACTCAAATTGGATTAGAAGCAAAGGGAATCACCCTATATCCATTCGGAAAATCAAAGATTGAACCAGATATGGTTGTGATTATTGGGAATGCGTTTAAAGATGACCATGTGGAAGTGATTCAGGCGAAACAAGCAGGTGCTAAATGTGTTCGTTATCATGATTTTTTAGGAGATTTAGCCTCTAATTTTACATCGATTGCGATTGCGGGAACTCATGGAAAAACAACAACAACTGGGTTATTAGCACATGTATTACGCTTAAATTATCCAACTTCATATTTAATTGGAGATGGAACAGGAAAAGGTGTAGAAAATAGTCGTTTCTTTGTTTTTGAAGCCTGCGAATATCAACGACACTTTTTAGCATATCGACCTGATTATGCTATTATTACGAATATTGAACATGATCATCCTGATTACTTTACAGATATTGATGACGTTTTAGATGCCTTCAATGTTTTTTCAAATCAAACCAAAAAAATGGTCATTGCATGTGGTGATGATCCGGAAGTTAAAAAACTACAAACTTCAACGAATATGATGACTTATGGACTAGAGTCACATAATAATGTAGTCGCTAAAAATATTTTAAAAACGGCTGAGGGAACAGCTTTTGATGTGTTTATTAATGGTGAATTTTATCATACCTTTAACACGCTATTTTTCGGAGATCACATGGTATTAAATAGTTTAGCGGTGATTACTGTTTGTTATTTAGAAGGATTAGAAGCTTCAATCATTGATAAAGATCTAAGATTATTTGAAGGTGTTAAACGACGTTTTGCCCAAAAGAAACACCATACACAAATTATTATTGATGATTATGCTCATCATCCAACGGAAATTGCTGCAACGTTAAAAGCAGTTCGCCAGAAATTCCCAGACCGTGATTTAGTTGCAGTATTCCAACCTCATACTTTTACACGTACCGCTGCCTTTATTGATGAGTTTGCACAAAGTTTAAATTTAGCTGATCACATTTATTTAACTGATATTTTTGGGTCAGCTCGAGAAAGTAGTGGGAGTGTAAGTATCCAAACATTAATTGACAAATGTCATCATGCCAACTTAATTGAAAAGGAAACAGTTGAACAATTACAACAACATCAAGACTCAGTTGTGGTGTTTATGGGAGCTGGAGATATTAAGAAGTATGAGGATGCTTATACAAAATTACCTTGGAGAGTTAAACGTTAA
- a CDS encoding YtxH domain-containing protein, producing MKKRNVFVLGALMGAAAVALLTPKSGKEMQKELLNKVDEIQNKIKDIEIEDVKQSFTAKLDEIKDLVNNFDWESSKAELESKVNDVKEKLNDMLVRVEEAKDTVKDEVKSFGDDLEDDFTIVIDAVKDGAKDVKEKATEAASNVVETVKEVAIDAKDKAKVAASNVADTTKEVATDMVDAVSQAALEAKKEVTDNK from the coding sequence ATGAAAAAAAGAAATGTATTTGTATTAGGTGCCTTAATGGGTGCAGCGGCTGTGGCTTTATTAACACCAAAATCAGGTAAAGAAATGCAAAAAGAGTTATTAAACAAAGTAGACGAGATCCAAAATAAAATTAAAGATATCGAAATTGAAGATGTGAAACAAAGTTTTACAGCGAAATTAGATGAAATTAAAGACTTAGTCAATAACTTTGATTGGGAAAGCTCAAAAGCAGAGTTAGAAAGCAAAGTGAATGATGTCAAAGAAAAGCTAAATGATATGCTTGTTCGTGTTGAAGAAGCAAAAGATACAGTGAAAGACGAGGTCAAATCATTCGGTGATGATTTAGAAGATGATTTTACCATTGTGATTGATGCTGTTAAAGACGGTGCGAAAGATGTAAAAGAAAAGGCAACAGAAGCTGCATCAAATGTTGTTGAAACAGTAAAAGAAGTAGCCATTGATGCAAAAGATAAAGCAAAAGTAGCTGCTTCAAATGTGGCGGATACAACAAAAGAAGTGGCGACTGATATGGTAGATGCTGTCAGTCAAGCAGCGCTTGAAGCTAAAAAAGAAGTGACTGACAATAAATAA
- the rpmF gene encoding 50S ribosomal protein L32, whose translation MAVPQRRTSKTAKRKRRTHFKLEVPGMVACPQCGEMKLSHRVCGTCGTYKGREVVKTEE comes from the coding sequence ATGGCTGTACCACAAAGAAGAACATCTAAAACTGCAAAACGTAAACGTCGTACTCACTTCAAATTAGAAGTACCAGGTATGGTAGCTTGCCCACAATGTGGAGAAATGAAATTATCTCACCGTGTATGTGGAACTTGCGGAACTTACAAAGGACGCGAAGTAGTAAAAACTGAAGAATAA
- a CDS encoding helix-turn-helix domain-containing protein, translated as MNYYKNALQVLEMKINSPKPISHVGLTLRESRIRQHQTLEFVSDKICTPATLSKIELGMIHPSPKILQNLLKRLTLDSIPDIKKSPHHDWLSSFRLVLDQGNLHYLESIYQISSEPYPYQTVLKQFVINLTLSHLNQIHLTYEYLLNFQPYMSLEECLLFYHFVGVYHLKLKNPILTIKYYRLAFKLSQHLKLENSLLSLHLAQYYFNFNHSIQAIHHLNDALQGFSSRYLMKYTLECELLLCEDYIKNHVYTKVPPLMFKLYHQLKLDDPFHYLNRLLNLMGDYYFKIKEYNQAERYYKKALFSESTAPSSLMKLLHLYYQSAQSTKQVSLIQKVKLNKDLPQEIIYLIKYYEFLTHDPYGDLFRIFLLKEAIPVAIQSADFHQYERYATALINLYLEKGKYKMAFQTQDKLSKYHESLLLS; from the coding sequence ATGAATTATTATAAAAATGCCTTACAAGTACTTGAAATGAAAATTAATTCCCCAAAACCAATTTCTCATGTTGGGTTAACCCTTCGAGAATCTCGAATCAGGCAACATCAAACGCTCGAATTTGTTTCAGATAAAATTTGTACTCCTGCAACCTTATCCAAAATTGAGTTAGGAATGATTCACCCTTCTCCTAAAATCCTTCAAAATTTACTCAAGCGCCTAACTCTGGATTCAATCCCTGACATAAAAAAAAGTCCCCATCATGACTGGTTGAGTTCATTTCGATTAGTCCTTGATCAAGGTAACCTCCATTATTTAGAATCTATCTATCAAATATCGTCCGAACCGTACCCTTATCAGACGGTATTAAAACAATTCGTGATTAATCTGACTTTATCTCATTTGAATCAGATTCATCTGACCTACGAATACTTATTAAATTTTCAACCTTATATGTCCCTCGAAGAATGTCTCCTCTTCTATCACTTTGTTGGAGTCTACCATTTAAAACTTAAAAACCCAATATTAACCATTAAATATTATCGATTAGCCTTTAAACTTAGTCAGCACTTAAAACTTGAAAATTCACTTCTCTCTTTACACTTAGCCCAATATTATTTCAATTTCAATCATTCCATTCAAGCTATTCATCATCTAAACGATGCTCTCCAAGGCTTTTCAAGTCGATATTTAATGAAATATACCCTTGAATGCGAGTTGCTCTTATGCGAGGATTACATCAAAAATCACGTCTATACGAAGGTTCCTCCCCTCATGTTTAAGCTTTATCATCAACTAAAACTTGATGATCCTTTCCATTACCTTAATCGATTACTAAATTTGATGGGCGACTATTATTTCAAGATAAAAGAATACAATCAAGCCGAAAGATATTATAAAAAAGCGCTATTTTCAGAATCAACTGCACCCTCCTCATTAATGAAATTACTCCATTTATACTATCAGTCAGCTCAATCAACAAAGCAAGTATCTCTGATACAAAAAGTTAAACTAAATAAAGATTTACCTCAAGAAATCATTTATTTGATTAAATACTATGAATTCTTAACTCATGATCCTTATGGTGACTTATTTCGAATTTTTCTACTTAAAGAGGCAATCCCTGTCGCCATCCAATCAGCAGATTTCCATCAATATGAACGTTATGCCACTGCTTTGATTAATCTCTACTTAGAAAAAGGAAAATATAAGATGGCCTTTCAAACACAAGACAAATTATCCAAATACCATGAGTCACTTCTCCTATCCTAA
- a CDS encoding DNA translocase FtsK — MKKRTIFDIEKIGFGDELDLVPKKAPSKPKLENKEIRTSSTIVRTSSSHKQVMKQDEIELPVTKQKAERTKITSSPKSSRFKPVEFVSPITGRREKRPKYVQLAYGQYQFSTSSVVETVEDAMNAFSNQGDLDYDLQQYENQEMGTAELTNNLSSIEKLEEEVLDVLTNPEDELFVCPCDTVKSNSNTLEADETKNDLQLSSPTTQTSDQESSLEVIKNLTNHQQEEIEVKTSLIKQTEAGIIITPSQMPSDAEEVVLVETPLHDLEETTDDIDSFEDENFCDEVLDSVLIEDDEQTVTYYETPNASLLSDADDELVSDDDWILSKMDILEQTFNDFGVKVRLTGDFTQGPTVTQIEIQPEAGTKISKISSLYNDLKLSLSVEELRIEPIPGKNIIGVEIPNRKRKMVRLKEILSTPEFMLHESPLCIGLGQDIAGEPTYVDILTMPHGLIAGQTGSGKSVCINTLLISILMKASPEDVRIMLIDPKRVELAPYNQIPHLVTPVIVDAQKAAMGLKWAVDEMERRYELFASNGVRDIKSFNNRRHEFEMTYPKLPYIVIVIDELADLMMVSAQEVEDYIMRITQKARAAGIHLIVATQRPTVDVITGTIKSNIPCRIAFAVAQGNDSRVILDDMGAQNLLGRGDMLLLESGSKAKRVQGAYVSDEEIDAVVEFVKNQGKPQYLIEDEVFEKGSNGIKTDCDPMLKDAMRFFFEKGYATVSSLQTRMAIGYNRAARIIDTLVLNGWIGEPNSSNKQREILISREEFESMMDETRI, encoded by the coding sequence ATGAAAAAACGTACAATCTTTGATATTGAAAAAATTGGTTTTGGCGATGAACTAGATTTAGTACCTAAAAAGGCACCATCAAAACCAAAATTAGAAAACAAAGAAATAAGAACATCATCGACTATAGTGAGAACATCGTCGAGTCATAAACAGGTAATGAAGCAAGATGAAATCGAACTGCCTGTTACGAAACAAAAAGCAGAAAGAACTAAAATAACCTCTTCACCCAAATCATCAAGATTTAAACCCGTTGAATTTGTTTCACCTATAACAGGACGTCGGGAAAAAAGGCCGAAGTATGTTCAGTTAGCATATGGACAATATCAGTTTTCAACATCATCTGTTGTTGAAACAGTTGAAGATGCAATGAATGCCTTTTCGAATCAAGGTGATTTAGACTATGATTTACAACAGTACGAAAATCAAGAAATGGGAACTGCCGAACTTACAAACAACTTAAGTTCAATTGAAAAGTTAGAAGAAGAGGTTTTAGATGTCTTAACGAATCCGGAGGATGAATTATTTGTTTGTCCCTGTGATACAGTTAAGTCAAACTCTAATACGTTGGAAGCAGATGAAACAAAAAATGATTTACAACTTTCATCGCCAACAACACAGACATCAGATCAAGAATCATCGCTTGAGGTGATTAAGAATCTAACTAATCATCAACAAGAAGAGATTGAAGTAAAGACGTCATTAATTAAACAAACAGAAGCGGGAATTATCATAACACCCTCTCAAATGCCGAGTGATGCGGAAGAGGTCGTTTTAGTTGAAACTCCATTGCATGACTTAGAAGAGACGACAGATGACATTGACTCTTTTGAAGATGAGAACTTCTGTGATGAAGTCCTAGATAGTGTACTGATTGAAGATGATGAACAAACGGTCACTTATTATGAAACACCTAATGCGTCATTATTAAGTGATGCAGATGATGAGCTAGTCTCAGATGACGATTGGATTTTAAGTAAAATGGATATTTTAGAACAAACCTTTAATGATTTTGGTGTTAAAGTTCGTCTAACAGGTGATTTTACACAAGGACCAACCGTGACTCAGATTGAAATTCAACCAGAGGCAGGAACTAAAATTAGCAAAATATCAAGTCTATATAATGATTTAAAACTAAGTTTATCGGTGGAAGAACTTCGAATTGAACCTATTCCAGGAAAAAATATTATAGGGGTTGAAATTCCAAATCGTAAACGAAAAATGGTACGATTGAAAGAGATTTTATCGACTCCAGAGTTCATGCTACATGAAAGCCCGCTTTGTATCGGATTGGGACAAGATATTGCAGGGGAACCCACTTATGTTGATATCTTAACAATGCCTCATGGATTAATTGCAGGGCAAACGGGATCAGGAAAAAGTGTTTGCATTAACACCTTACTCATTAGTATCTTAATGAAAGCAAGCCCTGAAGATGTCCGCATTATGTTAATTGATCCTAAACGTGTAGAGTTAGCTCCATATAATCAAATTCCACATTTAGTGACACCGGTGATTGTTGATGCCCAAAAGGCAGCGATGGGATTAAAGTGGGCGGTTGATGAAATGGAACGTCGTTACGAATTATTTGCAAGTAATGGAGTACGAGACATTAAGTCCTTTAATAATCGACGTCATGAATTTGAAATGACCTATCCAAAGCTTCCATATATTGTGATTGTTATTGATGAGTTAGCTGATTTAATGATGGTATCTGCACAAGAGGTTGAAGATTATATCATGCGTATTACGCAAAAAGCTCGTGCAGCTGGAATTCATTTAATAGTGGCAACTCAACGTCCAACGGTCGATGTCATTACAGGAACGATTAAATCAAATATTCCTTGTCGTATTGCATTTGCTGTAGCCCAAGGAAATGACTCTCGTGTCATATTAGATGACATGGGAGCTCAAAATTTACTTGGTCGCGGAGATATGCTTCTTTTAGAGAGTGGATCAAAGGCAAAACGTGTTCAAGGAGCTTATGTATCAGATGAAGAAATTGATGCTGTTGTTGAGTTTGTGAAAAATCAAGGGAAACCTCAATATTTAATTGAAGATGAAGTGTTTGAAAAAGGGAGTAATGGGATTAAGACAGATTGTGATCCCATGTTAAAAGATGCTATGAGATTTTTCTTCGAAAAAGGATATGCAACAGTGTCTTCCTTACAAACCCGTATGGCGATAGGCTATAATCGTGCAGCTCGAATCATTGATACCCTTGTCTTAAATGGATGGATTGGAGAACCTAATTCATCAAATAAACAACGTGAGATTTTGATTTCTCGTGAAGAGTTCGAATCAATGATGGATGAGACACGGATTTAA
- a CDS encoding nucleotidyltransferase translates to MKATGLIVEYNPFHNGHLYHLKQSLKQSQGDVLIVVMSGHFTQRGEPAVINKWERTKMALANGADLVIELPYVFSCQHADLFAKGAVSILTQIHANDLIFGSESGKIDDLKRLESISKSENFQKELQNFIKLGDSVPLAHQKALTSLNLDTTLGTLPNNTLGVYYIRAVNDLKSNLSVKTIKRLHSDYHDVLPTHHELSSATSIRHLRETGQPYENYVPKIVHQLLEQNYELTKTYHTWESYFPFLKQKILTLTPRSLKMIHDVEEGIEHRLYAAMMDSTDFEDFMKKVKTKRYTRTRLQRICANILTHTTKELVQELDKGAPYIRILGASSKGRQYLKLHKKQINVPIYSKFDSKGHPFLLHEQAVTAAYSCILPEPHCTTLIQAEFKNFPIFLKS, encoded by the coding sequence ATGAAGGCCACTGGCTTAATTGTTGAATATAATCCGTTTCATAATGGACATCTGTATCATTTAAAACAGAGTTTAAAACAATCTCAAGGAGATGTATTAATTGTCGTAATGAGCGGGCATTTTACTCAACGTGGCGAACCAGCCGTCATTAACAAATGGGAACGTACAAAAATGGCTTTAGCAAATGGAGCTGATTTAGTGATCGAGCTTCCATATGTCTTTAGTTGCCAGCACGCGGACCTATTTGCTAAAGGGGCTGTTTCTATTTTAACACAAATACATGCGAATGACTTAATTTTTGGTAGCGAAAGCGGAAAAATTGACGATTTAAAAAGATTGGAGTCTATTTCTAAAAGTGAAAACTTTCAAAAAGAGCTTCAAAACTTCATTAAACTTGGGGACAGTGTCCCACTCGCTCATCAAAAAGCGTTAACCTCTTTAAACTTAGATACGACACTCGGAACACTGCCTAATAATACCCTTGGGGTTTACTATATTCGTGCCGTTAACGATTTAAAGAGTAATCTATCCGTCAAAACCATCAAGCGTCTTCATAGTGATTACCATGATGTGTTACCTACTCATCATGAACTCTCGAGTGCTACCTCAATTCGTCATTTAAGAGAAACAGGGCAACCTTATGAAAACTATGTTCCCAAAATAGTGCATCAACTTTTAGAACAAAATTATGAACTAACCAAGACCTATCACACGTGGGAATCTTATTTTCCATTCCTAAAACAGAAAATTTTAACCCTAACGCCTAGGTCTTTAAAAATGATTCATGACGTTGAAGAAGGAATTGAGCATCGTCTATACGCTGCCATGATGGATAGTACAGATTTTGAAGACTTTATGAAAAAAGTTAAAACAAAACGCTATACTAGAACAAGACTTCAACGAATTTGTGCTAACATTTTGACGCATACCACAAAAGAATTGGTACAGGAATTAGACAAAGGAGCGCCTTATATTCGAATTTTAGGCGCTTCATCTAAAGGAAGACAGTATTTAAAACTTCATAAGAAACAAATTAACGTGCCCATTTATAGCAAATTTGATTCAAAGGGACATCCGTTCTTACTTCACGAGCAGGCGGTAACAGCTGCTTATAGTTGTATTTTACCCGAACCTCACTGTACAACTCTCATTCAAGCGGAATTTAAGAATTTCCCGATTTTTTTAAAGAGTTAA
- a CDS encoding choline/ethanolamine kinase family protein, translating into MESIIKSVTAKALGVDESNVIIDHRLMGGMSNFTYVVEVEGAKYTFRIPGKNAEVFVDRQEEKENIAIIDAVGINNETIYVDVEKGYKIAKFVEGTPLSEAEDAQPYLDEVAVVLHKLHDSGLKAVNDYRPYDRLDAYEKLVSDKGEYHTEKYFELKEEFLGYRSFLDQFPLVICHNDSQISNMVVEADHTYLLDWEFAGNNDPMYDVACVGNKDFELALAFLPIYLGREPKVEELKRLYLWRAFQCLQWHNVALYKDLIGLSEDLHLNFKTIASMYSMKAEQFLTEVKQFEA; encoded by the coding sequence ATGGAATCAATTATCAAATCTGTAACGGCAAAAGCTTTAGGAGTAGATGAATCAAATGTTATCATTGATCATCGTTTAATGGGGGGGATGTCAAACTTCACTTATGTGGTTGAAGTAGAAGGAGCTAAATATACGTTTAGAATTCCTGGAAAAAATGCAGAAGTGTTTGTTGACCGCCAAGAAGAAAAAGAAAATATCGCGATTATTGATGCAGTAGGAATCAATAATGAGACGATTTATGTCGATGTTGAAAAAGGATATAAAATTGCTAAGTTTGTGGAGGGAACTCCATTGAGTGAAGCAGAAGATGCACAACCTTACTTAGATGAAGTGGCAGTTGTTTTGCATAAACTTCATGATTCAGGATTAAAAGCGGTGAATGATTATCGCCCTTATGACCGATTAGATGCTTATGAAAAGTTGGTAAGTGATAAGGGTGAGTATCATACTGAGAAATATTTTGAATTAAAAGAAGAATTTTTAGGATATCGTTCCTTCTTAGATCAATTTCCATTAGTGATTTGTCACAATGATAGCCAAATTTCAAACATGGTGGTTGAAGCAGATCACACGTATTTATTAGATTGGGAGTTTGCAGGAAATAATGATCCGATGTATGATGTGGCTTGTGTTGGAAACAAGGATTTCGAGTTAGCATTAGCCTTTTTGCCGATTTATTTAGGCCGTGAGCCAAAAGTCGAGGAGTTAAAGCGTCTTTATTTATGGCGTGCTTTCCAATGCTTACAATGGCATAATGTTGCGTTATATAAAGACTTAATTGGATTAAGTGAGGACCTTCATTTAAATTTCAAGACGATTGCAAGCATGTATTCAATGAAAGCTGAACAGTTCCTAACAGAAGTTAAACAATTTGAAGCATAG
- a CDS encoding M15 family metallopeptidase → MQGFKIMTLQERYGDEVKQWVYLDESVLGYDDLRYLSVLHFGFDGYIYEGEIIVNQKVADEVLSIFKELYGMRYPIEKMKVMSCYGGSDELSMMDNNSSGFNFREITDGGKLSKHALGLAIDLNPRINPYIKSGTVLPSNGVSFVDRNQCIQGMIKQGDCVYQIFKRYGWTWGGDWTSLKDYQHFEK, encoded by the coding sequence ATGCAAGGATTTAAAATCATGACACTACAAGAACGATATGGTGATGAAGTAAAACAATGGGTTTATTTAGATGAAAGTGTTTTGGGTTATGATGATTTACGTTATTTATCGGTATTGCATTTTGGTTTTGATGGATATATTTATGAAGGTGAAATCATTGTTAATCAAAAAGTAGCGGATGAGGTGCTATCTATTTTTAAAGAGTTATACGGGATGAGATATCCGATTGAAAAAATGAAAGTGATGAGCTGTTATGGTGGTTCAGATGAGTTATCAATGATGGATAACAACAGCAGTGGATTTAATTTTAGAGAAATAACAGATGGTGGGAAGTTATCAAAGCATGCGCTTGGACTTGCAATTGATTTAAACCCACGGATTAATCCGTATATTAAATCAGGCACTGTATTGCCAAGCAATGGGGTTAGCTTTGTAGACCGAAATCAATGCATTCAGGGAATGATTAAACAGGGAGATTGTGTGTATCAGATTTTTAAGCGATATGGTTGGACATGGGGGGGAGATTGGACATCGCTTAAAGATTATCAACATTTTGAAAAATAA